TACAATGGTAGGTGGTAGATCAGATTGCATTTGTTAGCAGATATCAAAGGTTCAAAGAGGCATGAATGACCAAGAAACGCTTCACATTTCTAACCACAAGTTGGCATGAAAAGACTTATAAAAGATGAAAAGAATAACAAGAACAGCAGTGAGAACAAGGAAAGTGCAACCATGTAAGCATTTTATGGCCCTCTGTAGTCTTATGATAGGATATTCAAAGCCTAACGAACCTAAACACTTGGTTGTGCCAAAACCACGTAGCTTTTTTTATGTCAATTTTTCAACAAAGATAAATTGGTCATCTGGAAGTCACTTGTGAAGGGTAACCAGAGAAGATAGGGGAAACCATTTGATCACTATGCAGCATAAATTTAAACTTAGCTGACTTAACAATCTTACAACCAGTGTGCAAGGGCCAAAATTCATACAACACAAGAGGTATTGGGGTTTACAAATATGCCAAACACACATCCCttcataacattttttttaacattatTCAGACAGCTTTTACACTTGTATGCAACTATGCATATACTTAACAGATATTATAAAACATGTGATCTAAAGAGGGGAGAAAAggataaagaaagaaagaaaccatatctataaagaaaagaactttTTGAGAACTCACCATAATTCTATTATATCTATAGGTCTAAGGAAGAACACCAACTCGTTTGTACAGTCTGATCAAGCAACTAGAGAAGTGGAATGTTTGTAACTCTGATTTGACCATGCGCAGCTAATTGATTCTTCCCTGTCCAGGCCTTGCGCGCCAACACACAAATATTGGTTTATTATCTTCTTGTTGAACTCACTCTGTTTGAAGTTCACTTGTGACGCTTTCCCATTTGAGCAAGAGGGTCCTAGAATGTCAACACTCTTCTCTTTGTCAATGAAAGTAGGTGAAGACATAGATGACCTTGACAGAGGACTTGAAAATGAATGAGCTGGAAAAGCTAAATGAGGCTTTGCCTGAATTACACCATGTGTTAGACCAGCAGTAAATTTCATCTTAGTGTATGGGCTTGGAAGAAAACTCCTGACAGATAGCGTCCTTTTGTTGTTTGGAAGGGAGGAAGATTTCGAATACATCTGCCGAAGTGGGATTGGATTGTCGTCCAAATCTATACATGTACTAAATGACTCCAAAGAATCACCATCACCTAAGTCTCTGATagattcctttttttctttcctcctAGGCCATTGAAGGAGAAACTTAAGGCGCCTTGCCGTGTAATTTACAGAACCTGACTTCTTATTGTTTACTGAGTTGGCTGATCCAAACTGATTTAGCTCGCCTGAGAATTGCACACTTGACTGTTCACAACTGGCATCAGAAGCATTGTCAATGCCTGCGTATAAGAATATCTCTGCATCAGGAATTCTGAAGGAGGTCCCAGGACTGTTCCCAATACCCTGCATTTTCAAATGGGAAACAAGGGCACTCCTGGCTTTATGATCTTGACACTTGGAGATCCCTCCAGCTGAAATCAATTGCTTGATCAGAAGTTCAGAAGATGCTGACTTTGGCCTTTGCTTGAGAATATCTAGTGGGGTCATACCATCAGAATCACGGATGTTTAAATCAATTGATGGAACAGTCATGAGGAGTTCCACCAAATTACATTGAACGTTCTCAATTACAGCCATGTGAAGAGCGGTTCGTCCATCATTGTTCCTAACATTAATAATGTCCAGC
The window above is part of the Prunus dulcis chromosome 1, ALMONDv2, whole genome shotgun sequence genome. Proteins encoded here:
- the LOC117615817 gene encoding ankyrin repeat and sterile alpha motif domain-containing protein 1B-like, with translation MPPSYFPLRWESTGDQWWYASPIDWAAANGLYDLVSELLHLDTNLLIKLTSLRRIRRLETVWDDEAQFDDVAKCRSQVAKRLLHECQAQRGHNSLIRAGYGGWLLYTAASAGDVGFVKELLERDPLLVFGEGEYGVTDIFYAAARSKNSEVFRLLFDFSVSPRFSLGNGEVEERLGDITSDFKWEMMNRAVHAAARGGNLEILRDLLGDCEDVLAYRDAQGSIILHTASGRGQVEVVEYLIAFFDIITIVDNQGNTALHVAAYRGHLAVVEVLIRASPSLTSLSNNYGDTFLHLAVAGFRSPGFRRLDKQIELTKQLVCGNIVNTLDIINVRNNDGRTALHMAVIENVQCNLVELLMTVPSIDLNIRDSDGMTPLDILKQRPKSASSELLIKQLISAGGISKCQDHKARSALVSHLKMQGIGNSPGTSFRIPDAEIFLYAGIDNASDASCEQSSVQFSGELNQFGSANSVNNKKSGSVNYTARRLKFLLQWPRRKEKKESIRDLGDGDSLESFSTCIDLDDNPIPLRQMYSKSSSLPNNKRTLSVRSFLPSPYTKMKFTAGLTHGVIQAKPHLAFPAHSFSSPLSRSSMSSPTFIDKEKSVDILGPSCSNGKASQVNFKQSEFNKKIINQYLCVGAQGLDREESISCAWSNQSYKHSTSLVA